In Brachypodium distachyon strain Bd21 chromosome 2, Brachypodium_distachyon_v3.0, whole genome shotgun sequence, one genomic interval encodes:
- the LOC100821193 gene encoding probable glutathione S-transferase GSTU6, producing MAGEGDVKLLGVAVSPFALRVRMALQMKGVGYEYIEQDLFNKSELLVASNPVHKKVPVLIHGSKPICESSAIVQYVDEAWATGGPSILPADPYQRAVARFWAAYVDDKVFPAWVAIMRAATEEERAEKLAAAQDVVELMEGAFAECSGDGEEEEDKDFFGGDSVGYVDLALGSNLFWFQPLHEMFGVTVIDAGKAPRLAAWAERFLETEVAKVVAPAPGSVVEYAGKLSARRLAAAAAAANK from the coding sequence ATGGCGGGCGAAGGAGATGTGAAGCTGCTTGGCGTGGCGGTGAGCCCGTTCGCGCTCCGGGTGCGCATGGCGCTGCAGATGAAGGGCGTGGGCTACGAGTACATCGAGCAGGACTTGTTCAACAAGAGCGAGCTGCTGGTGGCGTCGAATCCGGTGCACAAGAAGGTCCCCGTGCTCATCCACGGCAGCAAGCCCATCTGCGAGTCTTCGGCCATCGTGCAGTACGTGGACGAGGCCTGGGCCACGGGAGGCCCATCCATCCTCCCAGCCGACCCTTACCAGCGGGCCGTCGCTCGCTTCTGGGCCGCGTACGTCGACGACAAGGTGTTCCCGGCCTGGGTCGCCATCATGCGcgcggcgacggaggaggagagggcggaGAAGCTCGCCGCGGCGCAGGACGTGGTCGAGCTAATGGAGGGAGCCTTCGCCGAGTGCTCTggcgatggggaggaggaggaggacaaggaCTTCTTTGGCGGCGACTCCGTCGGGTACGTCGACCTCGCGCTGGGGTCCAACCTGTTCTGGTTCCAGCCGCTGCACGAGATGTTCGGCGTGACGGTCATCGACGCCGGCAAGGCTCCGCGGCTGGCCGCGTGGGCTGAGCGGTTCCTGGAGACGGAGGTGGCCAAGGTGGTGGCGCCGGCCCCGGGCAGCGTGGTGGAGTACGCCGGGAAGCTCAGTGCTCGCCGcttggctgctgctgccgcggcagccaaTAAGTGA